A single window of Bufo bufo chromosome 10, aBufBuf1.1, whole genome shotgun sequence DNA harbors:
- the ZFPL1 gene encoding zinc finger protein-like 1 produces the protein MGLCKCPKRKVTNLFCFEHRVNVCEHCLVANHPKCIVQSYLQWLQDSDYNPNCSLCNTLLSAKETARLVCYDLFHWSCLNDLASRLPPNTAPAGYQCPSCQGPIFPPSNLVSPVASTLREKLSTVNWARAGLGLPLIEETAPVETVAEHDVTDYRDWSIVNSSSSDHMSESSEVPQQDGYLYGSVPTSTAQHGLSGAMSKDHTVMIGDVGADSVNFNAASTPRKIYDTRDVAASQDTTIDFDDDKYRRRPTLSWLARILRNRTGSKSRPVSTRQRFLVILIIGVLGFLTLILLMSKWGRASADNDPNLNPLFNPNIRIGNE, from the exons ATGGGTCTCTGCAAATGTCCCAAGAGAAAAGTGACCAATCTGTTCTGCTTTGAGCATCGGGTAAATGTTTGTGAACATTGTCTGGTGGCCAATCATCCAAAG TGCATTGTTCAGTCGTACCTACAGTGGCTTCAGGACAGCGATTATAATCCGAATTGCAGCCTGTGTAACACTCTGCTGTCTGCTAAAGAGACTGCGCGCCTCGTGTGCTATG ACTTATTCCACTGGTCCTGTTTGAATGACCTGGCATCACGGCTACCACCAAACACTGCGCCTGCTGGGTACCAATGCCCGAGCTGTCAAGGACCCATCTTTCCCCCTAGCAATCTTGTCAGCCCAGTGGCCTCCACCCTGCGGGAGAAGCTCTCCACAGTTAACTGGGCAAGGGCTGGACTGGGCCTCCCTTTA atCGAAGAGACTGCACCTGTAGAGACGGTTGCAGAACACGATGTCACAGATTACAGGGACTGGTCAATTGTCAATT CCTCATCCTCTGATCACATGTCAGAAAGCTCAGAAGTACCACAACAGGACGGGTATCTCTACGGTTCAGTACCCACCTCCACAGCTCAGCATGGCTTATCTGGCGCCATGTCAAAGGACCACACTGTGATGATTGGAGATGTAGGAGCTGATAGTGTTAATTTTAATGCAG CCTCAACTCCTAGAAAGATTTATGACACTCGAGATGTTGCTGCCTCACAAGACACAACGATCGACTTTGATGATGACAAATACAGGAGGAGACCCACTCTAAGTTGGTTGGCACGGATACTCCG CAATCGTACCGGTTCAAAGTCGCGGCCTGTTTCCACCAGACAGCGGTTTCTGGTTATCCTAATTATTGGTGTATTGGGCTTTCTGACTCTCATTCTACTCATGTCAAAATGGGGCAGAGCATCAGCTGACAATGACCCAAACCTTAACCCATTGTTTAACCCGAATATCCGAATTGGGAATGAGTAG
- the CDCA5 gene encoding sororin, giving the protein MSGRKKRSGSRGTVTWGQDSIASPRVRRSQRHSASFNKSSDSPMPAPVMKRSVTAKKIMPRKTLAALASAESQPVTTSTVERSSLCSSSAQPKMVQTAPQSTPKVSNVAAPPRRSSRISPSAGKENVILKSQDIAKVVQGDSTTSKIDILSPIPLNIPQSPTYEDRQKVMSQKVRRSYSRLEMSLNGSSFLYSPTKNTDSSDTSTPNFTSKSGRRSLFGFDKLMSSEDDVENKKVGEKMKETFNESSNGTSMRPSVEEPDFNIPGVAVPKLKRKKRKVPQIKVSALDDWAAAMNAQFDEAEKFDLHVE; this is encoded by the exons ATGTCTGGGCGGAAGAAAAGGAGCGGCAGCCGGGGGACGGTGACCTGGGGCCAGGACA GTATCGCTTCTCCACGGGTCAGAAGATCACAGAGACATTCTGCGTCGTTCAACAAGTCTTCAGACAGCCCG ATGCCTGCACCAGTGATGAAACGATCCGTCACCGCTAAGAAAATCATGCCTCGCAAAACACTG GCTGCACTCGCCTCTGCTGAATCTCAGCCTGTTACTACATCCACGGTAGAACGATCCAGTCTCTGCTCCAGTTCAGCTCAGCCTAAGATGGTACAGACTGCTCCACAGTCCACCCCAAAA GTGTCAAATGTTGCAGCTCCTCCTAGGAGAAGTTCAAGG ATTTCCCCAAGTGCGGGAAAAGAAAATGTAATACTTAAGTCCCAAGATATTGCTAAAGTAGTACAAGGCGACTCCACAACCTCCAAAATAGACATCCTATCTCCTATTCCTCTGAACATACCCCAGTCACCTACCTATGAAGACCGACAGAAAGTGATGTCTCAGAAAGTACGGCGCTCTTACAGCAGATTGGAGATGTCTCTGAATGGCAGCTCGTTTTTGTACAGTCCCACCAAGAACACTGATTCATCTGACACCTCTACCCCAaactttacatcaaaatcaggtcgGAGGTCACTTTTTGGGTTTGATAAACTTATGAGCtcagaagatgatgtggagaacaAGAAAGTTGGTGAGAAAATGAAAGAGACATTTAATGAAAGCTCAAATGGGACATCCATGAGGCCATCTGTGGAAGAGCCAGACTTTAACATCCCTGGTGTGGCTGTACCCAAACTGAAAAGGAAGAAACGTAAAGTTCCACAGATTAAG gtttCGGCTCTGGATGACTGGGCGGCAGCCATGAATGCGCAGTTTGATGAAGCGGAGAAATTTGACCTGCATGTGGAGTGA